In the Parasteatoda tepidariorum isolate YZ-2023 chromosome 3, CAS_Ptep_4.0, whole genome shotgun sequence genome, one interval contains:
- the LOC107445674 gene encoding uncharacterized protein isoform X2, with translation MVKKYWMNWKIAENISQNYYPVKMMTPHNPERRVAGTAPSTASLTSRQGGGLTPETEERKKISDTLQELLEKFQEYSRKRLENDAVMMELMVEGNQLKERNMLLLQHLITDRQTRS, from the exons ATGGTGAAAAAGTACTGGATGAACTGGAAAATAGCCGAGAACATTTCACAAA ATTATTATCCAGTCAAAATGATGACGCCACATAATCCAGAAAGGCGCGTGGCTGGAACTGCCCCGAGCACAGCGTCGCTTACGTCACGACAG ggTGGTGGTCTTACTCCGGAGACTGAGGAAAGGAAAAAGATATCAGATACATTGCAAGAACTCTtggaaaaatttcaagaatacaGTAGAAAGCGATTAGAAAATGATGCAGTAATGATGGAGCTCATGGTGGAGggaaatcaattaaaagaacGAAACATGCTACTCTTGCAACATTTGATTACTGACCGACAAACGCGATCTTAA
- the LOC107445674 gene encoding uncharacterized protein isoform X1 — protein sequence MGNRPSNETNSSVETDSKHMEEVLGLKNKTSDDAEETTMANHGDRHMIRRFVEYKNENGEKVLDELENSREHFTKLTLTEKTSLKTDEELSGIFNDLLETTCSREMFEDEYNKIMNTSNL from the exons TAATTCATCAGTTGAAACTGATTCGAAACATATGGAGGAAGTCCTTGGCTTGAAAAATAAGACGTCCGACGACGCAGAGGAAACAACAATGGCGAACCACGGTGATCGGCATATGATTAGACGTTTTGTCGAATATAAAAACGAAAATGGTGAAAAAGTACTGGATGAACTGGAAAATAGCCGAGAACATTTCACAAA gtTAACACTTACAGAGAAAACTTCCTTGAAAACTGATGAGGAATTAAGTGGAATTTTTAATGATCTTCTTGAAACAACTTGTTCTAGAGAAATGTTTGAAGATGAAtacaacaaaattatgaatacctccaatctttaa
- the LOC107445674 gene encoding uncharacterized protein isoform X3 yields MGNRPSNETNSSVETDSKHMEEVLGLKNKTSDDAEETTMANHGDRHMIRRFVEYKNENGEKVLDELENSREHFTKIKQKLLK; encoded by the exons TAATTCATCAGTTGAAACTGATTCGAAACATATGGAGGAAGTCCTTGGCTTGAAAAATAAGACGTCCGACGACGCAGAGGAAACAACAATGGCGAACCACGGTGATCGGCATATGATTAGACGTTTTGTCGAATATAAAAACGAAAATGGTGAAAAAGTACTGGATGAACTGGAAAATAGCCGAGAACATTTCACAAA AATCAagcagaaacttttaaaatga